The Longimicrobiales bacterium genome has a window encoding:
- a CDS encoding DUF4153 domain-containing protein gives MSEKVTLRVRAARYLRDAARGVRQAPVEVAATLTVALTFSYAIEAGSDAMQAWTETAVACALIAAVAWTGTLLHAMGAWSAMRRWVVTLAGAVVFAAYALIVADFEYEAERWRAFLLVWAAVAWLIALPAFAGARASAVERMRRMDGRILLRLIGAGLYGVALFAGLALALRAIDVLFELDLRGEIYGHVWGWISFVLVPWVVLGGLRDYVRPIEQESAVAGVAQRIALFLVPPLLAVYYVILYAYVVRIFITQEIPKNLVSPLVLAAGGLAALGLLLFDPRPAARGIGRWLRIAPALFLPLAPLGAWALLQRTGQYGLTEFRLIRLIVLAVLTLLALAATAQLVRRRAFTLHVVPLALAVTLLVFAVGPWGVLALSKRSQQGRLLDALAQLDIPATDSTWQSEAPDSMPRIVDAGIYDQVRGSAGYLATHFGADALPPVLERYARDFDSRWRDYASDLRLQPDRTTVAGSVVRFAAMPLTEPFPVQAGTAWRIGWSPEPEEMRRRDVPLQPTYAVHIEAPDSVSLVLQAAGRRVHADLARLIATLPPEPGNRPASDALRAEQALIPVTDAAGARRGQLLVWHLMVEADSTGMRIGRVEGLLILHDTAGVTVNND, from the coding sequence GTGAGCGAAAAGGTCACGCTGCGTGTCCGCGCGGCACGCTACCTCCGCGATGCGGCGCGCGGCGTCCGGCAGGCACCCGTCGAGGTCGCAGCGACACTGACCGTCGCGCTCACGTTCTCGTATGCCATCGAGGCGGGCAGCGACGCGATGCAGGCGTGGACGGAGACCGCGGTCGCGTGCGCGCTCATCGCCGCCGTCGCGTGGACGGGAACGCTGCTGCACGCCATGGGCGCGTGGAGCGCCATGCGACGCTGGGTCGTCACGCTCGCGGGCGCGGTCGTGTTCGCCGCGTATGCACTGATCGTCGCTGATTTCGAGTACGAGGCGGAGCGCTGGCGCGCGTTCCTGCTCGTCTGGGCCGCCGTCGCCTGGCTCATCGCACTGCCCGCGTTCGCGGGCGCGCGCGCGAGCGCAGTCGAGCGCATGCGGCGCATGGATGGCCGCATACTGCTGCGCCTGATCGGTGCAGGGCTGTACGGCGTCGCACTCTTCGCCGGCCTGGCGCTGGCGTTGCGCGCGATCGACGTGCTCTTCGAGCTGGACCTGCGCGGCGAGATCTACGGCCACGTGTGGGGCTGGATCAGCTTCGTGCTCGTGCCCTGGGTCGTGCTCGGCGGGCTGCGCGACTACGTGCGGCCGATCGAACAGGAGAGCGCGGTCGCAGGCGTCGCGCAGCGCATCGCGCTCTTCCTCGTGCCGCCCCTCCTGGCCGTCTACTACGTGATCCTGTACGCGTACGTGGTGCGCATCTTCATCACGCAGGAGATCCCGAAGAACCTGGTATCACCGCTCGTGCTCGCGGCCGGCGGACTGGCAGCGCTCGGGCTGCTCCTGTTCGATCCGCGCCCCGCTGCACGCGGCATCGGCCGCTGGCTGCGCATCGCGCCGGCGCTGTTCCTGCCGCTCGCGCCGCTCGGTGCCTGGGCCCTGCTGCAGCGGACCGGGCAGTACGGCCTCACGGAGTTCCGGCTCATCCGCCTGATCGTGCTGGCGGTCCTCACACTGCTCGCCCTCGCCGCGACCGCTCAGCTCGTGCGTCGCCGCGCGTTTACCCTGCATGTCGTGCCGCTGGCGCTGGCGGTCACGCTGCTGGTCTTCGCTGTCGGCCCGTGGGGCGTGCTCGCGCTGTCGAAGCGCAGCCAGCAGGGGCGGCTACTGGACGCACTCGCACAGCTCGACATTCCTGCCACGGACAGCACATGGCAGAGCGAAGCGCCGGACTCGATGCCGCGTATCGTGGATGCAGGCATCTACGACCAGGTGCGAGGCAGCGCAGGCTACCTTGCCACACACTTCGGCGCCGACGCGCTGCCCCCGGTGCTGGAGCGCTACGCGCGTGACTTCGACAGCCGCTGGCGAGACTATGCGTCGGACCTGCGGCTGCAGCCGGACCGCACGACCGTGGCCGGGTCGGTCGTCCGGTTTGCCGCGATGCCGCTGACGGAGCCGTTTCCCGTGCAGGCCGGAACCGCATGGCGCATCGGCTGGTCGCCGGAGCCGGAAGAGATGCGCAGGCGGGACGTGCCCCTGCAGCCGACGTATGCCGTGCACATCGAGGCGCCGGACTCCGTGAGCCTCGTGCTGCAGGCCGCAGGGCGGCGAGTCCACGCGGACCTCGCGCGCCTCATCGCGACGCTTCCACCCGAGCCCGGCAATCGACCGGCGTCCGATGCGCTGCGCGCGGAGCAGGCGCTGATCCCCGTGACGGATGCAGCGGGTGCGCGCCGGGGCCAGCTGCTGGTGTGGCACCTGATGGTCGAGGCGGACTCGACCGGGATGCGCATCGGGCGTGTCGAGGGCCTGCTCATCCTGCACGACACGGCAGGAGTGACGGTCAACAATGACTGA
- a CDS encoding OsmC family protein, with translation MAEATHEYRAHTTWTGNTGDGTASYDGYGRDYEFAVDGKPVLRGSADPLFRGDPNLHNPEDLFLAALSGCHLLSYLALCARKGIRVLAYEDSVSGTLSLRGNGPARFTEVRLAPVVTIADDDDAELAMRLHNDAHAQCFIANSCSVPVLHDPVIRTAAAPTART, from the coding sequence ATGGCGGAAGCGACACACGAGTACCGGGCGCATACGACGTGGACGGGCAACACCGGCGACGGCACGGCGTCCTACGACGGGTATGGCCGCGACTACGAGTTCGCGGTGGACGGCAAGCCGGTCCTGCGCGGCAGTGCGGATCCGCTGTTCCGCGGTGATCCGAATCTGCACAACCCCGAGGACCTCTTCCTCGCGGCGCTCTCGGGCTGTCATCTGCTTTCCTACCTGGCGCTGTGCGCGCGCAAGGGCATACGCGTGCTCGCCTACGAGGACTCGGTGAGCGGCACCCTGTCCCTGCGCGGCAATGGTCCCGCGCGCTTCACCGAGGTGCGCCTGGCACCGGTGGTCACGATCGCCGATGACGACGACGCGGAGCTGGCCATGCGCCTGCACAACGACGCGCATGCGCAGTGCTTCATCGCCAACTCGTGCAGCGTGCCGGTCCTGCACGACCCCGTGATCCGTACAGCGGCAGCACCGACCGCCCGCACGTGA
- a CDS encoding GNAT family N-acetyltransferase: MSSNEPVTSNVGVVAHGSAAAFLDRAGGWLLEREAEHNLLLGIAQGLAAGGGAQDPSILLASVEQDGAVAGCAFRTPPHKLGLTRMPMDAVPRVVEAVAQRYPRIPAVLGPDGVAQRFAELWSELRGTPWKQGARQRIFQLEAVTWPQSMPAGRLRPATHADLPTVRAWVNAFADEVHVLMGDREHVAVEYVNQGVVFLWEDGWARSMAAVPAETPNGARIGYVYTPPEWRGRGYASACVAHLSEAVLESGSRYCFLYTDLANPVSNSIYQRMGYHPVADVVDCIFPEHADRPA; encoded by the coding sequence GCACACGGCAGCGCCGCGGCGTTCCTCGACCGCGCCGGCGGCTGGCTCCTCGAGCGGGAGGCGGAGCACAACCTGCTCCTCGGGATCGCGCAGGGGCTGGCCGCAGGCGGCGGTGCGCAGGACCCGTCGATTCTGCTGGCCTCGGTCGAACAGGACGGCGCGGTCGCGGGTTGCGCGTTCCGCACGCCGCCGCACAAGCTCGGGCTGACACGCATGCCGATGGACGCAGTGCCGCGGGTGGTCGAGGCGGTGGCACAGCGCTACCCGCGGATCCCCGCGGTGCTCGGCCCTGACGGAGTCGCGCAGCGCTTTGCGGAGCTCTGGAGCGAGCTGCGCGGCACGCCGTGGAAGCAGGGCGCGCGTCAACGGATCTTTCAGCTCGAGGCGGTCACCTGGCCGCAGTCGATGCCGGCGGGCAGGCTGCGGCCCGCCACGCACGCGGATCTTCCGACCGTCCGTGCCTGGGTGAACGCATTCGCCGACGAGGTGCACGTGCTCATGGGGGATCGTGAGCACGTGGCCGTGGAGTACGTGAACCAGGGTGTGGTCTTCCTGTGGGAGGACGGCTGGGCCCGCTCCATGGCCGCCGTCCCCGCGGAAACGCCGAACGGCGCGCGCATCGGCTACGTCTACACGCCACCCGAGTGGCGGGGTCGCGGCTATGCGTCCGCATGCGTTGCACACCTGAGCGAAGCGGTGCTCGAGAGCGGCAGCCGGTACTGCTTTCTCTACACGGACCTGGCCAACCCCGTGTCCAATTCGATTTACCAGCGGATGGGCTACCATCCGGTAGCAGACGTGGTCGACTGCATTTTCCCGGAGCACGCGGACCGACCCGCGTGA